The Calliphora vicina chromosome 3, idCalVici1.1, whole genome shotgun sequence genome contains a region encoding:
- the LOC135955794 gene encoding uncharacterized protein LOC135955794 has protein sequence MPRKSFIPPVDPWERKKLTDIHKRNIKNARSLIDLKPPKLFACTYLRVPKLKDDFIATKRILKENIQLLTKLNYIQRNHGFTENINKCVSIKSSHLIRLTKRLHEIEKDNCKLGKRILKAKSSVDTRRGLEELRVQRKHNHTKSSISQATLQEYRDVINLQEPSLIGKLLRPKVFIDLYVKNVRPLGRIVIQLYTEACPEFVLEFMRLCSYRNLDMLKVIRIFPLLWLEAELSVPDDVLSCPGFMYNMHCLDHGQGSGVLSFAKSYLNGFPPGLLNFSISFKALSVLNGERVPFGVICQGLKVLYCLQDYGTKNGKTKKDIVIANCGVS, from the coding sequence ATGCCTCGCAAAAGTTTCATTCCTCCCGTTGATCCCTGGGAACGCAAAAAACTCACCGACATTcacaaaagaaacataaaaaacgcACGCAGTCTTATTGATCTAAAACCGCCCAAACTATTTGCCTGCACTTACCTAAGAGTTCCCAAATTAAAAGATGATTTTATAGCCACCAAAAGGATACTTAAGGAGAACATTCAGCTCTTAACCAAACTCAACTATATACAAAGAAATCACGGCTTCACCgaaaacattaataaatgtGTCTCCATCAAGTCCAGTCATCTTATCCGATTGACTAAACGTTTGCATGAAATTGAAAAAGATAATTGTAAATTGGGCAAGAGAATATTAAAAGCCAAGTCATCGGTCGATACTAGGAGAGGACTGGAGGAATTAAGAGTCCAAAGAAAACATAATCATACCAAATCTAGCATATCACAGGCCACACTACAGGAATACAGGGACGTTATAAATTTGCAAGAACCCAGCTTAATAGGAAAGCTCTTGAGGCCAAAAGTCTTTATAGACCTCTATGTCAAAAATGTAAGACCTCTAGGACGCATAGTTATACAACTATACACAGAAGCTTGTCCTGAATTTGTATTGGAATTTATGCGTCTGTGTTCTTATCGCAACTTGGACATGTTGAAAGTTATACGCATATTTCCTTTGCTATGGTTGGAGGCAGAACTTTCTGTGCCAGATGATGTTCTTAGCTGTCCCGGTTTCATGTATAACATGCACTGCTTAGATCATGGACAGGGTTCTGGTGTTCTATCGTTTGCAAAATCTTATCTAAATGGTTTTCCTCCTGGTCTATTGAATTTCTCTATTAGCTTCAAGGCATTGTCTGTATTGAATGGCGAGAGAGTGCCATTTGGTGTCATATGCCAGGGCCTGAAGGTTTTGTATTGTCTGCAGGACTATGGCACGAAAAATGGTAAAACTAAAAAGGATATTGTGATTGCTAATTGTGGTGTGAGTTAG